The following are encoded together in the Tribolium castaneum strain GA2 chromosome 3, icTriCast1.1, whole genome shotgun sequence genome:
- the PIG-F gene encoding phosphatidylinositol-glycan biosynthesis class F protein → MPVKYLTPDYSQTLRWNDILTSMYLLLYLSFLYYNNLILSIGHSDSLYNILGLAALEFIKYSFHVSRTKTSFYKHHAKDFIKNVLVLLLLFATIYVVAVLFGAPILSDFEETCMFSLIVTTFTALPLCLYFGGDNTVHMFLSLASYDGSDVQKLFMLKLRLTLFGAWLGAIVIPLDWNRPWQDWPIPCSVGAMVGYMVANFVTSLLQHQYFAKFIRKTGKYML, encoded by the coding sequence ATGCCGGTGAAATATTTAACCCCCGATTATTCGCAAACACTGCGCTGGAACGACATCCTCACCTCAATGTACTTACTGCTATACTTGAGCTTTTTGTACTACAACAACCTGATTTTATCAATTGGACACTCGGACTCCCTTTACAACATCCTAGGCCTTGCGGCTTTGGAATTTATCAAATATTCGTTTCACGTATCTCGCACAAAAACCAGCTTTTATAAACACCACGCCAAAGACTTTATAAAAAACGTCCTAGTCTTGTTGTTACTCTTTGCCACAATTTACGTCGTTGCTGTTTTGTTCGGAGCGCCTATTCTTTCCGATTTTGAAGAAACTTGCATGTTTTCGTTGATTGTTACAACCTTTACTGCGCTTCCTCTTTGCTTGTATTTTGGGGGTGATAACACAGTACACATGTTCTTGTCACTCGCTTCGTATGATGGTAGCGATGTCCAGAAGTTGTTTATGCTGAAATTGAGGTTGACTCTCTTTGGGGCCTGGCTGGGGGCCATCGTCATACCACTGGACTGGAACAGGCCGTGGCAGGACTGGCCCATCCCTTGCAGCGTGGGGGCCATGGTGGGCTACATGGTCGCCAATTTTGTTACCTCTCTGCTCCAACACCAGTATTTCGCCAAGTTTATCAGAAAGACTGGAAAATATATGCTATGA